In a genomic window of Leptospira hartskeerlii:
- a CDS encoding adenylate/guanylate cyclase domain-containing protein — translation MAFKRSIFASASEDRLENLVLERLKPGADKEKIDARIWDLFGEVWCIMFTDLSGFSRGVEKFGIIHFLQTIHESERVLVPIIEDHDGILLKSEGDSFLVIFRNVAKGLQAAIRMQKELLEYNKDKIPEEKILLCVGLGYGKVLKIGDSDVFGSEVNTASKLGEDTAEAGEILITQTVFENAQETGLKFEPIKDVPAGTQGAFRVIY, via the coding sequence ATGGCATTCAAAAGAAGTATATTCGCAAGCGCGTCCGAAGACAGATTGGAAAACCTAGTTTTAGAAAGATTAAAACCTGGAGCCGACAAGGAAAAAATAGACGCCCGCATCTGGGATCTATTCGGAGAAGTTTGGTGTATTATGTTTACGGACCTTTCCGGATTTTCGCGTGGTGTGGAAAAATTTGGGATCATTCATTTTCTACAAACCATTCACGAATCCGAAAGAGTTTTAGTACCAATCATAGAAGATCATGACGGGATCCTTCTCAAATCGGAAGGAGACAGTTTTTTAGTGATCTTCCGAAACGTAGCCAAAGGACTTCAAGCTGCGATCAGAATGCAAAAAGAATTATTAGAATATAATAAGGACAAAATCCCGGAAGAAAAGATACTTCTCTGCGTTGGACTCGGCTACGGTAAGGTTTTAAAAATCGGAGACTCTGATGTTTTCGGTTCAGAAGTAAACACTGCAAGTAAGTTGGGAGAAGATACTGCGGAAGCGGGAGAGATCCTAATCACTCAAACTGTTTTTGAAAATGCTCAGGAAACAGGATTAAAGTTCGAACCGATCAAAGATGTTCCTGCGGGAACACAAGGAGCATTTAGGGTTATATATTAA
- a CDS encoding sterol desaturase family protein, producing the protein MRFVCELSWEYCVSGFALYQLKMNFLRYYPIAGIAFLVFWVWKKDFFQKFRIQKDFPKKERVIFELKQSAITLIMFSTIAVSVYVLGKLKILHIKTYKDFAEYGLSYAIFSFVLLTIWHETWFYWAHRIMHHRKIYPYIHSVHHRSVNPSPMAAYNFHWVEAFLEGVYVVPALCILPLHFYVFLIHTFYAMVMNIWWHLGYELFPKGWTTHPVLKWINTSTHHNLHHQKFHGNYSLYFNFWDRIMGTNFKDYSEIFENGAGAEKKKEISVISSKYLQKS; encoded by the coding sequence ATGAGATTTGTTTGTGAACTAAGTTGGGAATACTGCGTATCAGGTTTCGCTCTTTATCAGTTAAAAATGAATTTCCTGCGTTATTATCCGATTGCAGGCATTGCATTTCTGGTCTTTTGGGTCTGGAAAAAGGACTTCTTTCAAAAATTCAGGATCCAAAAAGATTTCCCAAAGAAGGAAAGGGTCATCTTTGAATTAAAACAATCTGCGATCACTCTCATCATGTTCAGCACGATTGCCGTTTCGGTGTATGTTCTCGGAAAATTAAAGATACTTCACATTAAAACGTATAAGGATTTTGCGGAATATGGGTTAAGCTATGCGATATTCAGTTTTGTTTTACTTACGATCTGGCATGAGACCTGGTTTTATTGGGCTCATAGGATCATGCATCATCGAAAGATTTACCCTTATATACATTCTGTTCATCATAGATCCGTAAATCCCTCTCCGATGGCTGCATATAATTTTCATTGGGTAGAGGCTTTTTTAGAAGGTGTATATGTCGTTCCCGCTCTTTGTATCCTTCCTCTTCATTTTTATGTTTTTCTAATCCATACTTTTTATGCGATGGTCATGAATATTTGGTGGCATCTGGGCTATGAATTATTTCCAAAAGGCTGGACCACTCATCCTGTCCTGAAATGGATCAACACTTCTACACATCATAACCTTCATCACCAGAAGTTTCACGGGAACTATAGTCTCTACTTTAATTTTTGGGATAGAATAATGGGAACGAACTTTAAGGATTATTCTGAAATTTTCGAGAATGGTGCGGGAGCGGAGAAGAAGAAGGAGATCTCCGTTATCTCCTCCAAATACTTGCAAAAATCTTAA